The Desulfopila inferna genomic interval TCCAAAGGCATATCCCAGGGGAAGATACCCTGCCACCTGGCTCAGCCACTGACTCGCCCAAACCTGAATATCCATAAAATGTTAACCTTTCAATATTCTTTTTGATTCATTCGGCTGCACCAGATAAAAACCTGCAATGCTGAAGAAAGATCGGGTTTTCCCGAAGTTGGAGTTTATGCCCGTATGGGCGCTTATCGCAACCCCATCACATCATGGTTTATCCAGATCTACATTAAAAGTTACATCAAGTTCGTTGCCGTCTTCATCAATAAACCGCTGAAAAAAATCGTGTTCTCCTATTTGTTCTATAAAATCCAAGGTTTCCTGATACCTATCTATATGCTCAGCTATTATTCTAAAGCTCTTGTCGTCTATATGAGTGGTCTTGAATCCTAAAAGATTTTTCGTCTGCCTGATAAGTTGGGCGCTCAGCTCGATTTTTTCGTCATCATCAGTCAATATAACGATATCATACCTGTCTTTGGGAAGAGACATTTCCGGAACAGTTATGGCAACACCACCCTGACTGATATCGATAGCTTGCGCCTTTATGTGTGCTTCTCTGCCTCTGGACAGAAGAGCTTCGCCACTGAGGGGAACCCGGAAATGTATTCTTTTACAATCCATGATATCCTTATTTTTTTTGATTTTTGTCCTTCCCGTAGGACTGCAAAAAAATGTTCCTGCTATTATCATGTAAGCTGAATAAATCCGTAAGCTGCTTACTTTCATTAAAAAAGCACAAGAAAGATCCGTCTAAAGAGGAAATTTTAGGCCGATTGCCGGGGTAAACTCTCCCTTGTCTCTGGTTATGCTGAAATCAAGGTATTCGAGGGTAGTCCAAATCGGGTCGACCCAGAAGTTACTTCTGCCGCTGTTCGCGTTACTTTGTTTGATCTGGTAGCGGAGTTCACCGATGAGCCAGCCGATACCGTGGTAGCCAGGGAGAATATCACGATTGCCGAAGGGAAGCAAGAATATACAACGACATAGAATTCAAGAAAAGTAACTCAATCAGGGTTGTATTTGGTGGGCAAAAAAAGATCGGGAACCTGATTTATGAGAATCTGTCAGAACAGGCAGCGTTGACATCAATGCAGGCCGGAGGCTGCTTTCGCTGCTTCAGCTTCATCGGAGCTTTGCTGCCGCATGCCCTCCTGCCATTCCCAGCCGGAATAGGCGACGTAGCCATCCAAAGTTCGTCTTCGTTCGTCCAGGGCCTGCAGCCTTCTGTCAAATTCATCGGCCTCAACACTCTGCCGCTCAAAAAAGGCAAGATCATTCAGGGACAGCGAAGGTGGTGGTTTATCGGCAAGAGGGATACGCAGGGAACGCAGGGTACGAAGGTAGAAGGTCAGGCTGTGCCGGAGCGGCAGTAGATTTTCAGCTGTCGCCGGCAAATCGGCGCTTCCATTGAGAATGAGTGTCAGTGTTTCATCGAGGTCCGCCAGAGCTAGAGGCAGTGAGGCTTTAGGATTGCTGCTTTGCATAAAGCGAAGGACTGGATAGGCGAGCTGCTGTTGCCCGAGGCGACTGATTTTTTCAGTCAAGGGCTGTAGATTTTCAATAAGTCCGTGCAGTCCCAATCCTTGAAATGAGGGAATGAGTCCGCCCCTTGCAAAACCCATGGAATGTATGTAAACCGCGAGCTGGCGCTGTTCGACCACCGCGGAAACAACAGGCAGAAGATAGGTAATGACCAGGGTGACCATGAAAAAACCGCTAATTGCCAGAACTATGGAAAGGATTTCCCAGAATTCGCTTCCCGCTTTAAAATCACCTATCCCCAGAGTGATAAAAGTGAATCCTACGTAATATGCCCGCTGCAGGAAGTTCGCAGTCGCTCCGCTCTGAGATTCGAGTACGGAGAATTTCGAAATCGAGAATATCAGGGTCCAGCCGAGCCAATAGAAAAATATCCACACAGTAATGGATGCCAGGATGATCAAGCCGCCGCAGAGGGAGAGGGAACCCCGGAGCATGAAGCGCCGGTGCAGTTTGAGACAGATTTTCCACAGTCCGCTGGTCAATGGAAAAGTGAGCGGCCCGGCGCCGCTTAAAAGCATGGTAGTGGTCATGACATCCCAGAGAACGATAATGACAAGCAAGGTACCAGCCAGACCGAAAATATAATCCATCAATTTTTCCGCTTCCCGGTTTTTTTAGTGGGGCTCTTTCCGACGGTATCAGCGACATAAGCCCCTCGCTCCCCCAAGGGTTTCGAGGGACCGTGAGTAGTATCCGTTTGGGTCTGAAGCTCCATTTCCGCGTTGATCTCTGCTCCCAGCAAAACGGCAAAGGCGGTAATATAAAACCACATGAGCAAAATTATGATCGCACCTATGGAGCCGTACATCTCGTTGTAGCTGTCCGAATGTGACACATACAAAGAAAAAAGAATGGAGACGGCAATCCAGAGTAATGTGGCAATGATCGCCCCCCAGTTAATCCATTTGAACTGCGCCTGGTTTCGATGCGGGGCGTAACGGTACAATAATCCCAACCCCATGATCACGAAGAATGCCAGAAGGGGCCAGCGCAGGATACTGGTCAAGGTTCCTGCCATTCCGGATAAGCCGATATACTTCAGCAGTATTGGAAAAACGACAATGAATCCGAGAGAGATCAGTACAAAAATGATGGCGCCAAAGGTCAGCAGCAAGGCTAGAACATTGAGAGCTATGAAACCGCGTGATTCTTCTTCACCATAGACGATATTGAGTCCGGTGATGAAAGCCTTCATGCCCTTGGTTGCACTGCCCAGGCTGAAGAGGATGCCGATCAGGGCTCCAAAACTCACCCCCCCGCCTGCCCCTTCGGCAACCCGTTCGAGCTGGTTCTGCAGAATCTTCATGCCTTCTTGGGGGAGGATTCCAGAGAGTGTCGAAACCTGTTGCTGCACCTCTCCCGGATTGGAAACCAAGCCATAAATGGCTACCATTGCTCCTATTGCCGGGAAAATGGCGAGAAGAGCATAAAAGGCCACGCCTGCAGCGACAATGGAGAGGTTGTCCTTGCCGAGGTCCTCTTTTGTTCTGAGCAGTATGTCCTTCCACCCTTGCCAGGGAATATTGCCCGGACGCCTGGCACCACGCCCCCTGTTTTCTTTACTCATCCGTAGTCATCTCATTACCTTTTCAGGACTACCCATAATGCATGAAGAATACCCGGGATATACCCGAATACGGTCAGCACAAGGTTGATCCAGAGATGCTTCCCCACTCCTTCCTCTACAAGGACACCCAGCGGCGGCAGGACAATGGCGAGAACGATTTTGCAGATGTATTTGGCATTTTCGTAACCACCATTTATCGCAACAGGTGTATTGTTGCCGAGAATCCGGTCTTGTTGTGTTGCACTCATAGTGATTTTATTGTTTTTGGTGTTTAATAACTGATGATCTCGCAATTAATCATCGCAGTAGCCGAGATACTGGACGCCAATTGCCACATCACCTTGATACGGCCTGTCCCTTTATTTTTATTTCAAGCAATATTTATGCCTCAATAACCTTACTGAAAAAGTTTTGAAAATCGTTGAACCTACCAACAGCATGACAGATTTTTTCCGGTCAATCATCCAATTCGGCAAGAACAGTCCTGTAATAACGGAATGGTTCAGCTTTCTCTTACGATAAGACGGCGGAGTTCCTCTTCCGGAAGGTCATTATTCACAATTAGCTGAGCACCCAGAAACTGCCGGGTCAGCCACACTAGAATATCTTCGGTATGTTTCGCCACTTCAGGGTTTTCCTCCATATATCTGTCGAATACATCTGCTTCCCCCAGAGTTCTCCGTTTCGTTATCCTCCTCTTGCGTATAATCTGATCAACAGATAGAACAATGGTGTGAAAAGAGGGTATGGTCCGCATCTCCGCCAATGTTGCGGTTAAACCCTGAGGAAGAGGAATCAGATCTTTGCGGGGATACCGAAGAGCCCAGTAAATTGCCAGCCCCCGCAGATAGCGGTGGCCGATGATAATAAGTTTTTCACCAGGAGTTTTGAATTTTCTTAGATCTCTTTGCAACAATACAGTGAGTATCCTGGGAAGCAGGAATCCAAAGAAGGGTAGAAGAACGAGGAAGGCCCGTTCAAGAAATAATACCAGCGCAGTCTTAGCCCCACTGGTATTTTCCGCCGCTTTGCTGCCGCTGAGGAGATTTTTTCGCTTCTCGGCACAACCTCCTCTCTCCCTGATCAGTCGCTGCGCGATTTTGGCCAGATGATCCTTGCCGGCAGCGTCTATGCCGACAATCAAGATAATATCGGGAATATCTTCTGGTTTTTTAGACAAGATATAATTTACCCTCGGTTTGGGATTGTAGAAAGGCCGACATCCTGTGAAGCTTTACGGCCAATTTCCCTTTGCTTTTATACCTTTTTCATATTGATGGGCTCGTAAAGCTCGATTTACGTCTAATATATCAAGCTTTCTCGAAGCCGGAGTGTGTGCCCTTACGGGTGCTTATCGCGAGTCCATCTCGGTGATTACAATTACTTATTACAAGATTATCACTAATTACCATATAAGATGGACTCGTAAAAAGCCCGATCTACGTCGTTGTAGATCTGAAACGGCGATTTGCCGTACCACATGTACTGCCAAATCGCCGTTTCAGATACTACGCCTAGTATATCAAGCTTTTTCCAGAGTCCATCCCGGAACTTCGATGACTTTTTACGAGATTATCATATAAGGTTTATCAGATAATTACCTGAAGAAAAAAATCGACCGCGGTCATTTTTTTCTTGACCTGATGCTCGTTGTGGTTAAAATCTCGACTGCGGTCGACTTTAACGAAGGAATCAAGAAATGAGCATGTCGCGAGAAGAAAAAAAACAAAAAACCAGAAAGGCAATAATAGCAGCCGCCATTCATCTTTTTGGCAAAAAAGGCTTTGAAAAGACTTCCATTGCCGAGCTTGCCCGAGAAGCTGGCATAGGCAAAGGAACCATCTATTCCTATTTCCAGACAAAAAACGAAATATTTTATGCCTTCTGTGAAGATCAGCTGGAATTCATACGCGACGAGCTTGTCGGCAAAACCGACCCGAAAGCTCCCATACTCGAACAGGTCATGACCGTTTTTATGGGTGAGTTCATTCACGTCACTCAAGACCGGAAATTCGGCTGTTTTTATATGCAGCAGGTCCTTTTTCCTGATGATCTTGATAATGGTAGTTTTAAAAAGCTTGAGGATAAATGGCTCGAACTGCTTTTCTCCCTCTACGAAATAGCTCAGGAAAGAGGTGAGCTGCGCAAGGATATTGACCTTCTCTATCTCGCCGGTCATTTCTATGCTCTCTATATCCTGGTTGTTTCAGCCTGGTATTCAGGAAGAATTACTGAGGAAGAAGTCGCTCCGGCAATGCGGCTGCTTTTTCAACAGGCACTTGAAGGCCTGGCACCATCACCAGTCTCAATCCCAGAGCAAAAGGTAAATTACAATGGATCATCAATATAATCAACCAACCACAGCCAGAGCCAAGTCAGTTTATTTTATCTGGAGAATTCTGCCCCGGCTCGTCCTCCTTTGCCTTTTCCTTCTGATAATAGCTTTGGGGATGGCTACCACCCGGAAACAGAATTCAATCGCAGCCGACAATGCTGATGCAGTGAGTAAAGAGCGTCCTCCCGTCAATACAGTTGTCTTTCCCCTGCAGCGCTCGGTAATCAGTGATCGAATCAATCTGCCCGGCAGCATCGAACCATGGACCAAGCTGGAACTGATGGCAAAAGTCAGCGGCGCCATCAATGAAGTTCTTGTTCAGGAGGGGGATAAGGTAAAAAAAGGCGATATTATTGCCCGGATTGAAGATAATGATTACAGGATCGCCCTGCAGCGCGCTCAAGCCGCCTATAAACAGGCGAAGACCGACTTTGAACGCGACCAGAATATTTTTGAGAAGGGGGTCATTCCTGCCGCCCAGTTGGATGCCAAGGAAACCAAAATGCTCACCGCCAGGGCGGATCTCGACAATGCCAGGCTGCTCCTGTCCCGCACCACGATAACGGCTCCTATCGATGGAATAGTGCGCAGGCTTGATGCCAAGATCGGTCTGCTTCTTTCCGTTGCCGACCCCATTGGCCAAATACTGCACATCGACAAGGTCAAGGGGGTAATAGGCATCCCTGAATCCGATGTCGCAGCGGTGCGCCAGCTCGATGAAATAGCGGTAAGCATTCAAGCCCTTGACAGACTTGGCGTCCGCGGAAAGAAACATTTCCTTTCACCCTCACCCGATACCACCGCGCGGTTATACAAGATGGAACTCGAAATAGACAACCCTTCCCATAGTATTCTGCCCGGCATGTTCATTCGTGCCGACATCGTCAAAAGGAGTGTGCAGAATGCCATTACCATCCCCATATACGCCGTTATTTCAAGAAATGATGAACATTTTGTCTATGTCGAAAAAGATGGAGTAGCCACCAAAAGACTGGTTGAACTCGGAATCATGGAAAAATGGATGGTTGAGGTAAAGAGCGGTCTGAACCCCGGAGACAGATTGATTGTCGAAGGACATAGAAATATCGAAAATGAACAAAGGGTCGAGGTCGTCAAGGTGCTCACCAGTGTGGATAATTATACATTATGATAATCTCGGATACGGCAATACGAAAAAGCACCACCGTCGTTGTTCTCACCCTGCTGCTGATCATCTTCGGAGTCTACAGCTATCTCTCGCTCCCCCGGGAGAGCGATCCGGATATAACCATACCCAATGTCTTTGTTTCCACTACCTATCGAGGAGTGTCGCCTGCCGATATCGAGACTTCGATAACCATAGAAATCGAAAAAAAACTCAAAGGTCTTGACGGCCTCAAAAAGATACAGTCCGTCAGTTCGGAGGGTACCTCTTCGATCAATATCGAGTTCGTCACCGGAACCGACATCGACCAGGCCCTGCAGGACGTCAGGGACAAGGTGGATGAATCTCTTGGTGAACTTCCCACCGATCTGGATGAAGATCCTTCCGTTTTTGAGGTGAACTTCTCCGAGATGCCCATCGTCGTCTTCTCCCTCTCCGGCACCTGCGGATTACCCTGCCTGAAAGAGATCGCCGATGATATCGAGGATGACGTCGAAGCTATCACCGGAGTTCTCGAAGCCGATGTCACCGGAGGGCTGGAACGCGAAATCCGGGTCGAGGTCATTCCGGAAAAACTCGCCTACTACGGACTTACCATCGGTAATTTCGAAGCAGCTGTCAGAAGCGAGAATCAAAATACCTCCGGCGGCACCATACAACTTGGGAATGGACGTTATCAACTGCGCGTACCAGGAGAATTTTCCACACCCGAGGAGATCTACGGTCTGGTAATGGCCACCCATATGGGTGAACCGGTCTACCTCAAAGACGTCGCCACGGTCGTAGACGGCTTCAAGGATGAAGCAAGCAGATCACGGCTCGACGGCCGCTCCGCCGTTAATATCGCGGTAAAAAAGCGATCCGGGGAAAACATCATCGCCACCAGCGAGCAGATCGACAGGGTCATTGAAAGACACCAGGCCACCTGGCCTTCGGGAACGGAGATTACCAAGGTGATGGATAAGTCACGGGACATCCATCTGATGGTCAAGGACCTGGAGAATAATATCCTCTCCGGTCTCTCCCTGGTACTTATCGTCATCTTTTTCGCCATGGGTATACGCAACGCCCTGCTGGTAAGCATGGCCATTCCCCTCTCGATCCTGCTTTCCTTCACGGTTCTGCAGATTATGGGGATAACCCTGAATATGGTGGTGCTTTTCAGTCTCACCCTGGCCTTGGGCATGCTGGTGGATAATGCCATTGTCATTATCGAAAACATATACAGGTTCATGGAGCAGGGGGCAGGTCGAATCGAGGCGGCAATGAAGGGCACATCGGAAGTCGCCTATCCCGTTATCGGCTCCACCGCAACCACTCTGGCGGCCTTTTCCCCGATGCTCTTCTGGCCTGGCATCATGGGAGAATTCATGAGCTATCTGCCCCTGACCCTGATTATAACATTGTCCTCAAGTCTTTTTGTGGCACTGGTGATAAATCCTGCGCTTGCCTCGATTTTCATGAAAGTCAGGAAAATCGGGAATACCGAAGCCAGAAGTCTTGAAGAGGTTTCCAAAGCGGTTGAACAGCCCATCGCCGTCAAGGGAAGATTTCTGAAAAGCTATGCCCGGCTGCTCTCTTCCGCTCTCGACATGCCTTTAACCGTAATCGCCACAGCCTTCTGTGTGCTCATCCTGCTCTTCCAGTCATGGCTGTTGGTCATTGGCCTGGAAAAACCGGTGGAATTTTTTCCTGATATTGATCCAAAGGGCATGTATGTCAACATGGATGTTCCCGAGGGTGCCGATCTCGATTATATCGATACCATTATTCAACGTGTTGAGCGGGCTCTGGCAGGATTTGGCTACAATCAAGAAGATGTCTTGATCGAAGAGGCACTGGCACCGAAGAAACATGAAAAAGCCACAGGGGAAGAGTTTTACGGCCCCAGCGACTTGAAGAACATCAAGAATATTTACACCAAGGGAGTTCTTTCGGCCGGAGGTGGATCAGCCTTTGACGCCAACACCCCTAATCATATCGGAATCCGTTTTCTCGAAATCGAAGAACGGCTGCGTTCCACTCACGAAACAGTGGACGATATCAGAGAGCGTGTTGAAAACATTCCGGGCGCCATAATCACGCTGGCCATGGAAGCGGAAGGTCCGCCAACAGGAGCACCGATCAATATTGAGATCGCCGGAGACAATTTTGCCGTTCTCAGTGAGATCGCCGGGACCATCAGGGAAATTCTTGAAAAGGTACCTCATGTCAAGGATATTCGCGATAACTACGTTGAAGGTATCCCATCTGTTGAAGTCAACGTAGATAGGCAGAAGGCCTCGCTCTTCGGATTGTCGACCAACAGCATCGGCTTCGCCCTGAAGAGTGCCTATAACGGTCTTGAAGTTTCTTCTTACCGCGAAGGTGACGATGACTATGACATCACGGTACAACTGGGGGAAAAGGACAGAAATGTTGTGGATGTCCTTCATGAATTGATGCTGCCCACGCCATCCGGGGAAATGGTGCCCCTTTCCACAATCGCTACCGTCAGTTTTGAAGGTTCTTTAGGCGATATCAACCGGATCAATAATGAACGGGTAGTGACGGTGAAAGCCAATGTCGACGAAACCAAAATTCCCGGACCGGTAGCCCGCGAGCATGCCGCAAAAATCATGCAGGATCTGCCCATTCCTCCCGGATACAAACTGACCTTCACCGGTGAACATGAGTTTCAAAAGGAATCGGAAGAGTTTCTTTCCAAGGCTTTCGCGGTGGCCTTATTGCTTATTTTTCTGATTTTGGTGAGCATGTTCAATTCGGTGACCCAGCCCTTTATTATCATGACCTCGGTGATTCTCTCGCTGGGCGGTGCTTTTTTGGGACTGGTTCTGTTCAGGTCACCCTTCGGCATCATCATGACCGGGGTTGGCGTGATTTCACTGGCGGGTGTAGTGGTCAACAATGCCATTGTCCTGATAGACTATACCAATAAACTACGCCAGCGCGGTTTTGCCCTGCGCGACGCCGTCATTTCCGCTGGGGCAACCCGCCTGCGTCCCGTTATACTGACGGCGGTAACAACCATATTAGGTCTTGTTCCCATGGTAACCGGAGTCTCTTTTGATTTTCACATCCTGGCAATTTCGTGGGTAAGCGAGTCGAGTCAGTGGTGGAGATCAATGGCGGTAGTGGTAATTTTCGGGCTGGTGGTGGCCACCTTCCTGACGCTGATCGTGGTGCCGACTCTCTATTATATGATTGAACGTTTTTTTCTGTCACGCACCAAAATCCTGCAGAGAATCAGCGAAATCTACTGGAAGCCCTATCCCTTACTGGCGGGTGAAAAACAGCGGCGGGAGAAAAGATAAGGCAAAACGGGGTTGGTTGGTATGTGTGATGTTCTGGTAAAGAATCATCGAAGTTGTGGGATCGACTCTGCGATAAGCACCCGTACGGGCATAAACTCCGACTTCGAGAAAGTTGATCTACCAGGCGTAGTATCTAAACGTTGCAGCATCTATCCAGCTTTTTACGAGTCCACCATTTGTTACTCAGTAACATGAAGAGTAACCGCTGTTAAAAGTTCCAGGGCCAGCGCATCCGCAGCATTTTTGAGCTTATCAATATCGGCTTTGACTTCCTTCAAGCCGCCCTGCAGGGCTCTGCTCTCTATGATGCGGGCTAGCTGCTGACACTCTTCCGCGGCAAAATGGTTGACCGCTCCCTTAAAGGCATGCGCCGCAAAGCTGAGCTCCTCGCCATCATTTTTTTTAAAAGCATCTATGACGGCTGCCATAAGGAAATCCTTTTTTTCGAGAAAAATTTTCATCAGCTCGAGCAGCAATTCCTCATCACCGCTCACATACTCACGAGCGAGCTGTCGGTTCCAAGTGCGCAGGGAGCTTTCTTCGCCATCCTCGGGTTTAACCACAATGGAAGGCTGAGGCTGCTCTGCTCCAGCGCAAATGCGGCAAGCAGAGGCGCCATGGGCAAGCAGAGAACGCAGGTATGGTATCAAGGTCTGCGGTTCAATAGGTTTGCTGATATAGCCATCCATCCCCGCGGCGAGACAGATGTTTTTTGTCGAATATGAGAAACTTGCCGTCATTGCGATGATTATTTGCGGAGCATCTCCTCGCTCCAGTTCTCTGCGGCGTAATATCTCAGTCGCTTTTATTCCCCCCAGAACCGGCATCTGGATATCCATAAAGACGAGATCGTAATGCTTTTCTGCTGTTTTCTTCAGAGCTCCTCTGCCGTCGACGGCTACTTCAACTTCGAAACCTATTTTTTCCAGTAAACTCCTGCCGACACGCAGATTTATTTGCTCATCATCCACCAGCAGCACCTTGCCCTGCAACATATCTACGCACTTGGTTTCCATCCTTTTCTCCGTCTCCTCCTCCCCGCCGTAATTTTCCCGAAGGTGGTTCTTTTGAAAAATCCGGCATTCAATGAAAAAGCTGATTGAAAATGAAACTCAGCTGGACTCATGCTGTACAGTTAAAAAGATATTGCAAGAGTGGGTTCTCACCGTCCGGGATGACTGATTTAAGATGAGACCGAAAATACTATCCTATTTTCAAGCGTCGAGCAACATACATCCTGATCACCCTATCCTCAGCTCAAGGTTGGGCCAGAAAATGCTGAGTTCCCGGGGTAATCAGATACTTAATAATCTCGTAAAAATACCAATGCCGGGATTGGCTCTGGAGAGACAGTGGTTCGGCTTTTTTGCCTAACAAATTTGGCAATTGCACTCATTCGTTGTATAATCAGGAAGGAGACGTGGTTTTGCCACTGTAGAGAGCAAGTGATTTCCGGCATTATGTTTTATTTTCAGAAGAGAAGAAAATATGAAACCAGGATATTTACAACTCTTTGAGAGTGGTGAGTTGCAGCGCCGCATTGATCATGCGTGGAAGATTATGGAGTGCTGCACCATATGCCCTCAGAACTGCCGTGTGGATCGGATAGCCGGGTCTTTAGGTGTTTGCGGAGTGGGACCGCTCGCTCCGGTCTCAAGTTACGGTCCTCATTTCGGTGAAGAGCGGCCTCTGGTGGGACAACGGGGCTCCGGCACCATCTTTTTCGCATCCTGCAACCTTCTCTGCATTTTCTGTCAGAATTATGAAATAAGTCACTTCAATGAAGCGGATGCTCGCCATCTCTCCAGTGAAGAGCTCGCCGCTGTCATGATCAGCCTTCAGCAGCAGGGATGCCACAACATCAATCTGGTCACCCCGACCCATGTAGTACCTCATATTTTAAGAGCACTGCCGGAAGCCATCAGAAACGGACTCAGACTTCCTCTGGTATACAATAGCAGCGGCTACGACTCCGTTGAAACACTGGCCCTGCTTGACGGAATAATCGATATTTATATGCCTGACTTCAAATTCTGGAGAAAAACAACAGCCAGGGCGTATACCAAGGCCGCTGATTATCCCGAAATTGCCAGGAAAGCGATTAAAGCAATGTTCGACCAGGTGGGAAATCTTCGTATAGACAGTGAAGGAATAGCACAGCGCGGACTGCTGATCAGGCATCTGGTTATGCCGAATCATGTAGAAGAAACCGGCAAAATCCTCACCTTTATCTCTGAAAAAGTTTCATCCCGTTGCTACGTCAATATCATGGACCAGTACCGGCCCTGCGGCACCGCCTCGACTCCAATCGACAGAGACCTGAGCAACCGTGAATACCAGGAGGCGCTTGCCTATGCCAAAGCGACCGGTTTGGTTCAGTTAAATGAAAACAGGCTTACCGACCTCCTCAAGAATCTCGGCATTCTCGGCGGATTTTTTTAAGAAGATCCTGTTCTAATGCCTGTCCGAGCTCTTTGCTCCAACGATACCTGGTGAAACATTGAAATAGGGGTATCATCCCGACGATATCTTTTTCCTCCCATACCCTTGTATTCTCCGAGCCACTAATTTATATCACATTTCTGTTCAACTTGTGCTATTTATGGTAGGGTAGTCACATCGGAAAGCGGCATTTTTCTGCTGAAGGGAGAGTTTGCTCCTACTCTTGCGGCCAACGCCGTGATCCGTAAGTCACACCTTCGACATGACGTAAAACATAATACAAATATGGAGGCTCTATGCAGACAAAAATCATCCCAGCTACCCCTTCAGCCTTTTCCCAGCCCCTTCTCATCAAAAATTTGCTCATCTCACCTCTCATATATTCTCCAAATCAGCGGATATGCTACCGCGACCAGATAGAATTTACCTATCAGCAGTTTGGTAAACGTATATGCCGGTTGGCTAATAGCCTCAACAGCCTCGGAGTCCGGCCTGGAGACACCGTTGCCGTAATGGACTGGGATTCACACAGATATCTTGAATGCTACTTTGCCATTCCGATGATCGGAGCAGTCCTCCATACCGTCAATGTCCGGCTCTCCAGCGATCAACTTCTGTACACAATCAACCATGCCGAAGACGATGTCATTTTTGTGAACGCTGAATTCCTGCCGCTTCTTGAGGCGATTAGGGACAAGCTCACCACGGTGAAAAAGATTGTGCTTATCAACGACGGTGCAACACCTCCACAGACAGACCTGGTCCTCGATCATGAGTACGAGACAATGCTCCGGGAGAGTTCTGAGGAGTATTCCTTCCCGGATTTCGACGAAAATTCCATAGCAACCACTT includes:
- a CDS encoding PilZ domain-containing protein; the protein is MDCKRIHFRVPLSGEALLSRGREAHIKAQAIDISQGGVAITVPEMSLPKDRYDIVILTDDDEKIELSAQLIRQTKNLLGFKTTHIDDKSFRIIAEHIDRYQETLDFIEQIGEHDFFQRFIDEDGNELDVTFNVDLDKP
- a CDS encoding two pore domain potassium channel family protein, coding for MDYIFGLAGTLLVIIVLWDVMTTTMLLSGAGPLTFPLTSGLWKICLKLHRRFMLRGSLSLCGGLIILASITVWIFFYWLGWTLIFSISKFSVLESQSGATANFLQRAYYVGFTFITLGIGDFKAGSEFWEILSIVLAISGFFMVTLVITYLLPVVSAVVEQRQLAVYIHSMGFARGGLIPSFQGLGLHGLIENLQPLTEKISRLGQQQLAYPVLRFMQSSNPKASLPLALADLDETLTLILNGSADLPATAENLLPLRHSLTFYLRTLRSLRIPLADKPPPSLSLNDLAFFERQSVEADEFDRRLQALDERRRTLDGYVAYSGWEWQEGMRQQSSDEAEAAKAASGLH
- a CDS encoding YihY/virulence factor BrkB family protein, which encodes MSKENRGRGARRPGNIPWQGWKDILLRTKEDLGKDNLSIVAAGVAFYALLAIFPAIGAMVAIYGLVSNPGEVQQQVSTLSGILPQEGMKILQNQLERVAEGAGGGVSFGALIGILFSLGSATKGMKAFITGLNIVYGEEESRGFIALNVLALLLTFGAIIFVLISLGFIVVFPILLKYIGLSGMAGTLTSILRWPLLAFFVIMGLGLLYRYAPHRNQAQFKWINWGAIIATLLWIAVSILFSLYVSHSDSYNEMYGSIGAIIILLMWFYITAFAVLLGAEINAEMELQTQTDTTHGPSKPLGERGAYVADTVGKSPTKKTGKRKN
- a CDS encoding YqaE/Pmp3 family membrane protein: MSATQQDRILGNNTPVAINGGYENAKYICKIVLAIVLPPLGVLVEEGVGKHLWINLVLTVFGYIPGILHALWVVLKR
- a CDS encoding TetR/AcrR family transcriptional regulator, whose product is MSREEKKQKTRKAIIAAAIHLFGKKGFEKTSIAELAREAGIGKGTIYSYFQTKNEIFYAFCEDQLEFIRDELVGKTDPKAPILEQVMTVFMGEFIHVTQDRKFGCFYMQQVLFPDDLDNGSFKKLEDKWLELLFSLYEIAQERGELRKDIDLLYLAGHFYALYILVVSAWYSGRITEEEVAPAMRLLFQQALEGLAPSPVSIPEQKVNYNGSSI
- a CDS encoding efflux RND transporter periplasmic adaptor subunit, with the protein product MDHQYNQPTTARAKSVYFIWRILPRLVLLCLFLLIIALGMATTRKQNSIAADNADAVSKERPPVNTVVFPLQRSVISDRINLPGSIEPWTKLELMAKVSGAINEVLVQEGDKVKKGDIIARIEDNDYRIALQRAQAAYKQAKTDFERDQNIFEKGVIPAAQLDAKETKMLTARADLDNARLLLSRTTITAPIDGIVRRLDAKIGLLLSVADPIGQILHIDKVKGVIGIPESDVAAVRQLDEIAVSIQALDRLGVRGKKHFLSPSPDTTARLYKMELEIDNPSHSILPGMFIRADIVKRSVQNAITIPIYAVISRNDEHFVYVEKDGVATKRLVELGIMEKWMVEVKSGLNPGDRLIVEGHRNIENEQRVEVVKVLTSVDNYTL